One window of the Chloroflexota bacterium genome contains the following:
- a CDS encoding pyridoxal-phosphate dependent enzyme, with the protein MTAQKHLVTGPTFEEMLHPNKIDPAIRRKALEMAKVDPLDPINLFNITWRDANDHIYYEVLPSELTGVDAPIVVLYAKDFPTGSHKVGATYSVLIEKELTGEVDPRIHTLVWPSTGNYGIGGAWVGCRMAFDSIVILPAGMSQERFEQIERYGARVIKTPGCESNVKEIYDKCWELRRSDPKVRVLNQFEVFGNYRFHYYVTGNTIIELAAELEKQGIGKGKVAAFVSAMGSAGTIAAGDRLKQEWPDHKIVGLEPIQCPTLYWNGYGEHDIQGIGDKHATWIHNVMNMDALMCIDDIECKKGLQVLVEEAGWQAMTKRLGIAESKVRVLATIFGISGVCNVLGAIKTVKWYGFGKDDVVVTICTDAIDRYYSVMAQLTEKYGRMDEVEAAIRLESIFHGQKLDWIAEGTREARRRWHNLKYYTWVEQQGKTVEELNAQLDPAFWEAEQARVAEVDRLILEARRTS; encoded by the coding sequence ATGACAGCACAGAAACACCTGGTTACTGGGCCCACTTTTGAGGAAATGCTACACCCCAACAAGATTGACCCGGCTATTCGCAGAAAAGCGCTCGAAATGGCCAAAGTGGATCCTCTCGACCCCATCAATCTCTTCAACATCACCTGGCGAGATGCCAACGACCATATCTACTACGAAGTGCTCCCTTCCGAACTAACAGGCGTGGATGCACCCATTGTCGTCTTGTATGCTAAAGACTTCCCCACCGGCAGTCATAAGGTTGGCGCTACCTACTCCGTGCTCATAGAGAAGGAACTTACGGGCGAGGTGGACCCCCGCATCCATACGCTGGTCTGGCCATCCACTGGCAACTATGGCATCGGCGGAGCCTGGGTTGGCTGTCGCATGGCCTTCGACTCGATCGTCATCCTGCCCGCTGGCATGAGCCAGGAGCGTTTCGAACAGATCGAACGTTACGGCGCTCGGGTCATTAAAACGCCAGGCTGTGAGAGCAATGTGAAAGAAATTTATGACAAGTGCTGGGAACTGCGCCGTTCCGATCCCAAGGTGAGGGTCCTCAATCAATTCGAGGTCTTCGGCAACTATCGATTCCATTACTATGTCACGGGCAATACCATCATCGAACTAGCCGCCGAACTCGAAAAACAGGGCATCGGCAAGGGCAAAGTGGCCGCCTTCGTCTCCGCCATGGGCTCAGCCGGGACAATCGCCGCTGGCGACCGGCTAAAGCAAGAGTGGCCCGACCACAAGATCGTGGGCTTGGAACCCATCCAATGCCCGACGCTTTATTGGAACGGCTATGGCGAGCACGATATCCAGGGCATCGGTGATAAACACGCCACCTGGATTCACAACGTGATGAACATGGACGCGCTCATGTGCATTGACGACATCGAGTGCAAGAAAGGGCTACAGGTACTGGTCGAAGAGGCGGGTTGGCAGGCCATGACCAAACGACTGGGCATCGCAGAAAGCAAAGTGAGGGTATTGGCGACCATTTTCGGCATATCAGGGGTTTGTAACGTACTGGGTGCTATCAAGACCGTCAAGTGGTACGGGTTTGGAAAAGACGATGTGGTGGTGACTATCTGCACCGATGCCATTGACCGCTACTATTCAGTCATGGCGCAACTGACAGAAAAGTACGGGCGAATGGACGAGGTCGAGGCAGCCATTCGCCTGGAAAGCATATTCCATGGCCAGAAGTTGGATTGGATCGCCGAAGGGACGCGAGAGGCACGGCGGCGGTGGCATAACCTGAAGTATTACACCTGGGTGGAACAGCAAGGCAAGACAGTGGAGGAACTGAATGCCCAACTGGATCCCGCCTTCTGGGAGGCAGAGCAGGCCCGCGTGGCCGAGGTGGACCGGCTCATCCTGGAAGCACGGAGGACCTCCTAG
- a CDS encoding TIGR00266 family protein, giving the protein MEVEIQYRPSYSLAVARLAGNEKIRVEAGSMVSMSDGVTLQTDMAGGLLSSLKRSILGGESFFMNTYTAPAQGGILMLAPALPGDLYVLELKGDTLLVQSGSYVASAEGVEIDTKFGGAKTFFASEGLFLLKCSGHGQLILSSYGAIHEFTLGSGEKFTVDTGHLVAFDQDIGFQVRAVGGLKSTLFSGEGLVVDLTGPGKVLMQTRSTDAFLSWLMPEVQRRLPRRE; this is encoded by the coding sequence ATGGAAGTCGAAATCCAGTACCGGCCGTCGTATTCGCTGGCAGTGGCCAGGCTGGCCGGCAATGAGAAAATCCGCGTGGAAGCGGGTTCAATGGTTAGCATGTCTGACGGCGTGACCCTGCAAACGGACATGGCGGGCGGACTGTTAAGTTCGCTCAAGCGTTCCATCTTGGGCGGCGAGAGTTTCTTCATGAACACCTACACCGCTCCGGCTCAGGGCGGCATACTCATGCTGGCCCCGGCGCTGCCCGGCGACCTGTACGTCCTGGAACTGAAGGGCGACACGCTACTGGTGCAGTCTGGCTCCTACGTGGCTTCGGCGGAAGGGGTAGAGATTGACACCAAGTTCGGTGGGGCCAAAACCTTCTTCGCCAGTGAGGGGCTGTTCCTGCTCAAGTGCAGTGGGCATGGCCAACTCATCCTTTCAAGTTACGGTGCCATCCATGAATTCACACTGGGGTCAGGCGAGAAGTTCACCGTGGACACAGGCCACCTGGTGGCCTTCGACCAAGACATTGGCTTCCAGGTGCGGGCTGTGGGCGGGCTCAAGTCCACCCTGTTCAGCGGCGAGGGCCTGGTAGTAGACCTGACTGGCCCTGGCAAGGTGCTCATGCAGACGCGCAGCACGGACGCCTTCCTCTCCTGGCTCATGCCCGAAGTGCAACGCCGCCTGCCCCGCCGGGAGTAA
- a CDS encoding zinc ribbon domain-containing protein, whose translation MGQRIEFTRNYSDLSTNQGFQFEFFCDRCGTGYRTRFQPSTLGTVSSVLDAAGSLFGGVLGRAADLGEHARSATWEKAHDEAFIKAAEEIKPEFIQCPRCSAWVCRKSCWNANKGLCKECAPDLGVEMAAAQASRTVEEIWAHSRVAEEDREMLKEKSWRAGVRATCPNCNAPLAANVKFCPECGTEIRAEAHCAQCGAKLSPGAKFCTECGAKVRAS comes from the coding sequence ATGGGTCAAAGGATTGAGTTCACTCGCAATTACTCCGACCTGAGCACCAACCAAGGATTTCAGTTCGAATTCTTCTGCGACCGTTGCGGAACGGGGTACCGCACCCGTTTTCAGCCTTCTACCTTGGGGACGGTTTCCAGCGTATTGGACGCAGCGGGCAGCCTGTTCGGTGGGGTATTGGGACGAGCAGCCGATCTCGGTGAACACGCGCGTTCCGCAACGTGGGAAAAGGCCCACGATGAGGCTTTCATCAAGGCTGCAGAGGAAATCAAGCCGGAATTCATCCAGTGCCCGCGCTGCTCCGCATGGGTGTGTCGCAAGAGTTGCTGGAACGCAAACAAGGGCCTATGCAAAGAGTGCGCGCCTGACCTGGGAGTAGAAATGGCTGCCGCGCAGGCCAGCCGGACCGTCGAGGAGATCTGGGCGCATTCGAGGGTAGCCGAAGAGGACAGGGAAATGCTGAAAGAGAAGAGTTGGCGAGCGGGTGTGCGCGCAACCTGTCCGAACTGCAACGCCCCACTGGCAGCCAACGTGAAGTTCTGCCCAGAATGCGGCACGGAAATCCGGGCTGAAGCGCACTGCGCCCAGTGCGGGGCGAAACTGAGCCCGGGGGCAAAATTCTGCACGGAATGCGGAGCGAAAGTCAGGGCTTCGTAA
- a CDS encoding OsmC family protein: MAEKSGEVVWIDRLRFLGQAGSGHSIVFDVPSAESPAGMSPMEAALLAMAGCTAVDIVEIMRKKRQNLIGLRVRISGQQAPEPPNVYTDIAVEYILTGRNLSEAAVKHAIELSETKYCSVGAMLSKTARVHSTYRIIEAE, encoded by the coding sequence ATGGCTGAGAAGAGTGGCGAAGTGGTCTGGATTGACAGACTACGCTTTCTGGGCCAGGCAGGTTCGGGGCACTCTATCGTGTTCGACGTGCCCTCAGCAGAATCGCCCGCTGGTATGAGCCCGATGGAGGCCGCGCTTCTGGCGATGGCCGGTTGCACGGCTGTGGACATTGTGGAGATCATGCGCAAAAAGCGCCAGAACCTCATCGGCCTGCGGGTGCGCATCTCGGGCCAGCAAGCACCCGAGCCACCCAATGTGTACACCGACATCGCAGTTGAGTACATTCTGACCGGGCGTAACCTGAGCGAGGCGGCAGTAAAACATGCCATAGAACTCTCGGAGACCAAGTACTGCTCGGTGGGGGCCATGCTCAGCAAGACGGCGCGGGTGCACTCCACCTACCGCATCATTGAAGCGGAGTGA
- a CDS encoding sortase produces MDDKTSEEMSIDELETLLRIKRSAVRLRRIAEALEAQHVPASHLPSEGSLVGSLPKWRSRTVRLESIELQPLTRKSLYEIATAGLQEAFSPQGRRRIRDSFLLLVEIAAVIGLIAILGYSLSSLNRLNREAAQAFETVTYPTPTEAAFLPGSFPPTPAALPPFYQSLVRPVTPVVLPTPGPQSATRIVISKIKVDAPVVEGDDWEALKKGVGHHPGSANPGERGNVVLSGHVDVFGAVFRYLDRLEVGDEVILYAGEKAYHYRVAGKRIVEPTEVSVMDPTREPTLTLITCYPYRVDTKRIVVFAELVRTP; encoded by the coding sequence GTGGACGACAAGACCTCTGAAGAGATGTCAATTGACGAACTAGAGACCTTGTTGCGGATCAAGCGCAGCGCCGTACGTCTGCGCCGCATCGCCGAGGCATTAGAGGCACAGCACGTACCTGCTTCGCACTTGCCTTCGGAGGGCAGCCTTGTGGGTTCTCTTCCTAAATGGCGTTCAAGGACTGTGCGCTTGGAGTCCATCGAACTGCAGCCCTTAACACGAAAATCGCTCTACGAGATCGCCACAGCGGGCTTGCAGGAAGCGTTCAGTCCCCAGGGGCGGCGGCGCATCCGCGACAGTTTTCTGCTCCTCGTTGAGATCGCGGCGGTAATCGGGCTTATTGCCATCCTGGGTTATTCGCTGTCCAGCCTGAACAGGCTGAACCGGGAGGCAGCCCAGGCATTTGAGACCGTAACCTACCCGACACCGACCGAGGCTGCCTTTTTGCCTGGCTCTTTTCCGCCCACGCCAGCCGCGCTACCACCATTCTATCAGAGTCTGGTACGGCCGGTGACACCTGTTGTCCTGCCGACACCGGGACCCCAGTCTGCTACGCGTATCGTCATCTCTAAGATCAAGGTGGATGCCCCTGTGGTGGAGGGCGACGATTGGGAGGCATTGAAGAAGGGTGTGGGCCACCACCCCGGCTCGGCTAACCCGGGAGAGCGCGGCAATGTGGTACTTTCCGGCCACGTGGACGTGTTCGGTGCCGTTTTTCGTTACTTGGATCGCCTCGAGGTAGGCGATGAAGTCATTCTATACGCCGGGGAAAAAGCCTATCATTACCGCGTGGCCGGCAAACGCATCGTCGAACCCACAGAGGTGAGCGTGATGGATCCCACGCGGGAACCCACACTGACGCTGATCACTTGTTATCCCTATCGGGTGGACACGAAGCGAATCGTGGTGTTCGCCGAGTTGGTGCGAACGCCGTGA
- a CDS encoding saccharopine dehydrogenase NADP-binding domain-containing protein produces MKIVVLGGYGDMGKGVVQDLLAHTDAQVTIADYRIERAQKYADELGERVNAVFVDANDETSLVEVLRGADAAVGCIGPFYRFAPRLARAAVKAGVNYVDICDDYGPLDEVLAMHEDAKSAGVTLITGLGWTPGITNLMARDGALQLDEVDEIRVAWVGSAQDAEGLAVVKHVFYAITGDVPTYQNGQWTRVRAGTGREVVRFPEPFGDIEVFHCGHPEPITIPRYFQVKTVSLKGALTPAWNNWLGDVFVRLGLTNTPTKIDRLSRLIWSLEGILGAGGIALSAARVDVFGRDRGIPRVLTYTAVDKMRRLTGIPAAIGAWMLAKGEIQRKGVFAPEGCLDSAAFFEALAQRGIQITKSST; encoded by the coding sequence ATGAAAATCGTGGTCTTGGGTGGATACGGGGACATGGGCAAAGGCGTGGTGCAGGATCTGCTAGCCCATACCGATGCCCAGGTGACCATCGCTGACTATCGCATCGAGAGAGCCCAAAAATACGCTGACGAATTGGGCGAACGCGTGAATGCCGTCTTCGTTGACGCCAACGATGAGACTTCGCTCGTGGAAGTGTTGCGCGGCGCGGACGCTGCTGTTGGCTGCATTGGACCATTTTATCGCTTTGCTCCCAGGCTCGCCCGGGCGGCGGTGAAAGCAGGCGTGAACTATGTGGACATCTGCGATGACTATGGCCCTCTGGATGAAGTCCTCGCCATGCACGAGGATGCCAAGTCGGCTGGAGTTACTCTCATCACTGGCCTAGGGTGGACGCCGGGCATCACCAATCTGATGGCCCGCGACGGCGCGTTGCAATTGGACGAAGTGGATGAGATCAGAGTGGCCTGGGTTGGCAGTGCGCAGGATGCCGAAGGGCTGGCGGTCGTTAAACACGTCTTCTACGCTATCACTGGCGATGTGCCCACATATCAGAATGGTCAGTGGACCCGCGTCCGAGCGGGCACTGGCAGAGAAGTAGTGCGCTTCCCAGAACCCTTTGGCGACATCGAGGTATTTCACTGTGGCCACCCCGAGCCGATAACCATCCCCCGTTATTTCCAGGTCAAGACGGTCTCACTCAAAGGCGCGCTCACCCCGGCGTGGAACAACTGGCTCGGTGATGTATTTGTGAGATTAGGCCTAACGAACACACCCACCAAGATTGACCGCCTCTCCCGTCTGATCTGGTCACTGGAGGGCATTTTGGGCGCAGGTGGCATTGCCCTTTCGGCAGCACGGGTGGATGTGTTTGGTCGGGATCGAGGAATACCGCGCGTGCTCACCTACACTGCCGTTGACAAGATGCGCCGACTGACAGGCATCCCAGCGGCTATCGGCGCCTGGATGCTGGCCAAAGGAGAGATCCAGCGGAAAGGCGTCTTCGCCCCTGAGGGTTGTTTGGACTCGGCGGCTTTCTTCGAGGCCCTGGCCCAACGCGGCATCCAGATTACCAAGAGTAGCACATAG
- the murJ gene encoding murein biosynthesis integral membrane protein MurJ: MTPVDAPFTSEAETSRSIAASATIVGLGNITSRVLGQLRETINAHLFGASGSMSAFRIAGQIPRNIYELLVGGMVTAALVPVFSEYAAGEDKDELWHITSVMLSLAVVISIITIILLEIIAPLVAWLFGGGFDAPLQALTTTLIRLILPSLLFFVLAGIFTATLYAQNLFTYPALAASVFNIGGIACALLLASHMDVASLSIGVVLGAFLMAGVQVPGLRGAKLHFSLDISHPGLRRIIKLYAPVLVSLVISQVQIAFDYNWSSRTVEEAIAWKEYATRLIQFPLGLVSTAVSMAVLPTLSQIDAAHDLERFKSTLGLGLRLVLSLIIPATTGLFILAVPIVALLYQYRAFSPTDTLQTANALRFYLIGMPFAAIDLPLIFAFYSRKNTMVPVVVGILAIAIYLAVAPTLSFLLGWSWMGLVLANSIQLASHALLMLWFLRRNVGSLGNMSLVSTTLKSSLASLVMALVTLLVALWANGGREVLWLAHSSSSTSGLVIHPASLAAKLTVVGTAGLAGLVTYAIAALVLGIEEVRLVLSLVWRRAKSHPA, encoded by the coding sequence ATGACCCCTGTTGACGCTCCATTTACTAGCGAGGCAGAAACAAGCCGTAGCATCGCAGCCTCAGCGACCATTGTGGGTTTAGGGAATATTACCAGCCGCGTGCTAGGGCAGTTGCGCGAGACGATCAACGCTCACCTGTTTGGGGCCAGTGGCTCCATGAGCGCCTTCCGCATCGCTGGCCAGATCCCGCGCAATATCTACGAACTCCTCGTGGGTGGCATGGTAACGGCTGCCCTAGTGCCCGTATTCAGCGAGTACGCAGCAGGCGAGGACAAAGACGAACTCTGGCACATCACCAGTGTCATGCTCAGCCTGGCTGTGGTGATATCCATTATCACTATCATCCTCCTGGAGATCATTGCGCCTCTGGTCGCCTGGCTCTTCGGTGGCGGGTTTGATGCCCCGTTGCAGGCGCTTACTACCACACTAATTCGCCTTATCCTGCCCTCGTTGCTCTTTTTTGTCCTCGCCGGCATCTTCACGGCTACGCTCTACGCGCAGAACCTTTTCACCTACCCGGCCCTGGCAGCCTCCGTTTTCAACATAGGGGGGATCGCCTGCGCTCTCCTCCTGGCCAGCCACATGGATGTTGCCAGCCTGAGTATCGGAGTGGTGTTGGGCGCATTCCTGATGGCGGGCGTGCAAGTACCCGGGTTGCGGGGCGCGAAATTGCACTTCTCGTTGGACATATCACACCCTGGCCTGCGCCGCATCATAAAACTTTACGCGCCGGTGTTGGTCAGTCTGGTCATCAGCCAGGTGCAGATCGCTTTTGATTATAACTGGTCATCACGAACGGTAGAGGAAGCCATTGCCTGGAAAGAATACGCCACGCGACTTATTCAGTTCCCGCTGGGCCTAGTGTCCACTGCCGTATCCATGGCCGTCTTGCCCACCCTCTCGCAAATTGATGCCGCCCATGACCTCGAACGCTTCAAAAGCACCTTGGGATTGGGCTTGCGGCTGGTCCTCTCGCTGATCATTCCCGCCACTACTGGCCTGTTCATCCTGGCCGTGCCGATCGTGGCGCTGCTTTACCAATACCGAGCATTCAGCCCCACCGATACCTTACAGACTGCCAACGCGCTCCGCTTTTACCTGATTGGGATGCCTTTCGCGGCAATTGACCTGCCCCTCATTTTTGCCTTCTACTCTCGCAAAAACACGATGGTCCCCGTAGTGGTCGGCATCCTGGCCATTGCCATCTATCTTGCAGTTGCACCCACGCTCTCCTTCCTGCTGGGCTGGAGCTGGATGGGGTTGGTACTGGCGAATTCCATCCAACTAGCCAGCCACGCACTACTTATGTTATGGTTCCTGCGCCGAAACGTGGGTTCGTTGGGTAACATGAGTCTGGTATCCACCACGTTGAAATCATCTTTGGCGAGTCTGGTGATGGCCTTGGTGACCTTGCTGGTCGCGCTCTGGGCGAACGGGGGGCGCGAGGTACTGTGGCTGGCCCATTCGTCATCTTCGACATCGGGGCTCGTCATTCACCCAGCGAGCCTGGCTGCCAAACTCACGGTCGTTGGCACGGCCGGCCTGGCGGGTCTCGTGACCTATGCGATCGCTGCCCTGGTGTTGGGTATAGAGGAGGTGCGGCTAGTCTTGAGCCTGGTGTGGCGCCGCGCGAAATCTCACCCCGCTTGA
- a CDS encoding XTP/dITP diphosphatase, which translates to MKLLIATGNPGKVREYAALLAGLNLTLVLPSDLGLLEKVEESGLSYAQNALRKAMAYARASGMWTLADDSGLEVDALNGAPGVHSARYAGPQASDQDRYRLLLRNLKGVPEERRTARFRCAIALASPTGEAHVREGTCEGRIATEPSGSGGFGYDPVFYLPEVGCTMAELPAETKNRISHRARAAMKIREVLTRLIERQDFSASPRHPKILSPDELARRRQDWRAEGLTFVLTNGVFDLLHVGHVRYLQAARRLGDVLVVGLNSDASAQAIKGPGHPIQPQDERAEILAALSCVDYVVIFDQPTAEQLVESLQPDVYVKGGDYAGWEEHVTGKGLPEGPIVKAYGGQVKILPYFPGRSTSDLIRRIQQGKGEL; encoded by the coding sequence ATGAAGTTGCTGATAGCCACCGGTAACCCCGGCAAAGTGAGAGAGTACGCTGCTCTCCTGGCCGGACTTAACCTCACGCTCGTGCTACCCTCGGACTTGGGCCTTCTGGAGAAGGTGGAAGAGTCCGGCCTGAGTTATGCCCAGAACGCGCTGCGCAAGGCTATGGCCTATGCCAGGGCCAGCGGCATGTGGACATTGGCAGATGATTCGGGTCTGGAAGTCGATGCTCTGAATGGCGCGCCCGGCGTGCATTCCGCACGGTATGCCGGCCCACAGGCCAGCGACCAGGACCGCTATCGGCTGCTCTTGCGCAATCTGAAAGGTGTGCCAGAGGAAAGGCGGACTGCTCGCTTCCGCTGTGCCATTGCTCTCGCCTCGCCCACTGGCGAAGCCCACGTCCGCGAAGGTACCTGCGAGGGGCGGATTGCCACTGAGCCTTCGGGCTCCGGCGGTTTTGGCTATGATCCAGTCTTCTACCTCCCTGAGGTGGGTTGCACTATGGCCGAGTTGCCGGCCGAGACCAAGAACCGCATCAGCCATCGCGCTCGGGCCGCCATGAAAATCCGAGAGGTGTTGACAAGACTCATCGAGCGCCAGGATTTTTCCGCCTCACCACGCCATCCCAAAATCCTCTCCCCAGACGAACTCGCCCGTCGGCGTCAGGATTGGCGCGCCGAGGGTCTGACTTTCGTGCTCACCAATGGGGTATTTGATCTGCTGCACGTTGGCCACGTACGCTACTTGCAGGCAGCGCGACGGCTTGGCGACGTGCTCGTCGTTGGACTGAATAGCGACGCCTCTGCACAGGCCATCAAGGGTCCTGGCCATCCCATCCAACCACAAGATGAACGGGCCGAGATACTGGCTGCCCTATCATGCGTGGACTACGTGGTCATCTTCGACCAGCCAACCGCAGAACAATTGGTCGAGTCGCTTCAGCCCGATGTCTACGTGAAGGGCGGCGATTACGCCGGCTGGGAAGAGCATGTGACAGGCAAGGGTTTGCCCGAGGGGCCCATTGTCAAAGCCTATGGAGGGCAGGTGAAGATTCTGCCCTATTTCCCAGGCCGCTCGACCAGTGACCTCATCCGCAGAATCCAGCAGGGCAAGGGTGAACTATGA
- a CDS encoding RluA family pseudouridine synthase — translation MSDSGERIEKLFVTEGGVRLDRYLAKKLPDLSRSYLQRLIEDGLVTVDGRAVRSSHRVRAGEHVLVRVPPPAPLEAQPEPIPLDIIYEDADLIVVNKPAGMVVHPAHGHESGTLVNAILAHCPDLAGIGGALRPGIVHRLDKDTSGLMIVAKNDVAHRHLQSQFKRRTVEKVYVALVEGHLEPPRGLIDAPLGRDPKHRQRMAVVSTGGREAQTRYRVLRYYNGYTLIEAEPLTGRTHQIRVHFAAIGHPIAGDPIYGRKRAKFNLRRPFLHAARLGFLRPRGGERVTLSAPLPPELRAALDELGPES, via the coding sequence ATGTCAGACAGTGGGGAGAGAATCGAAAAACTATTCGTAACGGAAGGTGGAGTGCGTCTGGACCGCTATCTGGCCAAGAAACTACCTGATCTCTCGCGCTCTTATCTCCAACGCCTGATCGAGGATGGCTTGGTAACCGTAGACGGGCGGGCTGTCCGGTCGAGCCACAGGGTGCGAGCAGGCGAGCACGTCCTGGTTCGTGTTCCACCGCCTGCTCCTTTAGAGGCACAGCCCGAGCCCATCCCCTTGGATATCATCTACGAAGATGCTGACCTAATTGTCGTGAACAAGCCCGCAGGGATGGTTGTCCACCCGGCACATGGACACGAGTCGGGTACGCTGGTCAATGCTATCCTGGCTCACTGTCCCGATCTGGCCGGAATTGGCGGCGCGCTTCGCCCTGGGATCGTCCACCGCTTGGACAAGGATACCTCGGGTTTGATGATCGTCGCTAAGAACGACGTTGCCCATCGGCATTTGCAGTCGCAATTCAAACGTCGCACCGTAGAAAAGGTCTATGTGGCACTGGTGGAAGGCCATTTAGAGCCGCCGCGTGGTTTGATTGATGCACCCTTAGGCCGCGATCCCAAGCACCGGCAACGCATGGCTGTGGTGTCCACTGGTGGGCGGGAGGCTCAGACGCGCTATCGAGTACTTCGTTATTATAACGGCTACACCTTGATAGAAGCCGAACCACTCACCGGACGCACTCATCAGATCCGTGTGCACTTCGCGGCCATCGGTCACCCCATTGCTGGCGATCCAATCTACGGGCGCAAGCGTGCCAAATTCAACCTACGGCGTCCATTCCTGCACGCCGCGCGTTTGGGCTTCTTGCGCCCGCGAGGAGGGGAGCGAGTTACTCTGAGCGCACCCCTGCCTCCAGAATTGCGGGCAGCGCTGGATGAATTAGGGCCTGAATCATAA
- the lspA gene encoding signal peptidase II, with protein MHRHKYIFYFATLFVFILDQGTKYLVSSHMIPGQSWDPIPALGWIFSITYTANTGMAFGLFPDAGTFLVLVAFVVIVTILLYYRHLPRGNLWLQISLGMQLGGALGNLADRLRLGHVIDFIDFHFWPVSNIADGCMVFGVLLLAYHLLRDGALTNDG; from the coding sequence TTGCATAGACATAAATACATCTTCTACTTCGCTACGTTGTTCGTTTTCATTCTGGATCAAGGCACCAAATACCTGGTTTCGTCACACATGATCCCCGGACAGAGCTGGGACCCCATTCCTGCTCTGGGCTGGATTTTCAGTATCACCTACACCGCTAATACTGGCATGGCTTTTGGACTTTTCCCCGATGCCGGAACATTTTTGGTCCTGGTCGCCTTCGTAGTTATCGTTACTATTCTCCTCTACTATCGCCATTTGCCTCGAGGAAATTTATGGCTGCAGATCAGCCTGGGTATGCAATTGGGCGGTGCTTTAGGAAATCTGGCGGATAGGCTACGCTTAGGCCACGTCATTGATTTCATCGATTTTCACTTCTGGCCAGTCTCTAACATCGCAGATGGTTGCATGGTTTTTGGCGTATTACTTCTGGCTTATCATCTCCTGCGAGATGGGGCTTTGACGAATGACGGGTAA